ATAACTGCTGACGTTAGAAAGAAGAAATTTTAACTTTCAATCAAATTTAAGAGCTATAAGGCTCTTGCTTGATTAAATATTTTAAATTTAATCAAGCAAAATTACCTACTTTTTAAGTACTCTAAAAACACGACTAACATCATCATTTCTACTTAGACTAAGTCTTATTATGCTATCTTCGAGTGCTAGTATCGAGTGTGGAATATTTGCATCAAGTGTAACCATATCTAGCTCATCAAGTATGGTCTTGTCATCTTTAAGTGCGAATTCTATCTTGCCTTTTAATACTTGCACTATTATCGCACCAGGTGCTTGATGTTCTTTCATCTCGGCACCTTTTTGTATATTTATACATATCTCTTTATCGCCGTCCATCTCGTGTAACTTTGTCGCTGTTACGCCACTAAAGCTCTCATTTTTCCATACTATCTTTTGCATAGTTTATCCTTTATAATAAATTTTATAGGAGCATTATAGTCTGATTTTAAACTATATTCATTGACAAAGGTTAAGATAAGTAATTTAAATTTGAAAAAGTAAAAAAACGGGGGGGGGGGTGAATAGCACCACCCCATAAATTTAGTATTATTTTCTAAGTTCTCGGATCTTAGCAGCTTTGCCACGTAGATTACGTAGGTAAAATAATTTAGCACGTCTAACACGTCCTTTTCTAAGAACCACAATCTCTTCTATGCTCTCGCTATATATAGGAAAAATTCTCTCCACACCAATGCTATTTGCACCGATCTTTCTTATAATGAAAGTCTCGCCAACACCACTACCACGTCTAGCTATGCAGATACCTTCAAAATTTTGAACCCTAGTTTTATCGCCCTCTTGGATACGTATCGCTACACGCAAAGTATCTCCCGCACGAAAATCAGGCACAGACTTACTTGCAATTTGAGCATTTTCAAACGCTTCAATATACTTATTTCTCATTATAATTCCTTAATTTTTGGCTTGAATTTTTTGTATAAATCAGGGCGAAAGAACCTTGTTTTATAGAGTGCCATATTATTTTTTAAAGAAGCGATTTTAGCGTGATTTCCCTTTAAAAACTCTGAAACAGCAAAATTTTCTTTAAAATTATATGGTTTTGCAAAAGATGGTGCTTCTAGTAAATCATTCTCAAAGCTCTCAACAAGCAAACTTTTATTATTACCAAGAACACCAGCTACATTTCGCGATATAGCGTCCGCTAAGCACAATGCACCAAGTTCACCACCTGTCAAAATAAAATCACCTATACAAAAAATCTCGTCTGCCCACATCTCTATCACACGCTCATCAATGCCCTCATATCTACCACAAACAAAGCATATATGATCCTTTTTTGCAAGACGCTTTGCATCATTTTGATTAAATTTTTTAGCACTTGGCGTGAGAAATATAATGTGCGAGCTTGGATTATCGATTTTAAATTTGGATAAGGCACTATCAAGCGGTTGCGTCTGCATCAGTAGTCCAGCCCCACCACCTATCATATACTCATCAACCTTATTGTGCTTATTG
This window of the Campylobacter anatolicus genome carries:
- a CDS encoding cupin domain-containing protein: MQKIVWKNESFSGVTATKLHEMDGDKEICINIQKGAEMKEHQAPGAIIVQVLKGKIEFALKDDKTILDELDMVTLDANIPHSILALEDSIIRLSLSRNDDVSRVFRVLKK
- the rplS gene encoding 50S ribosomal protein L19: MRNKYIEAFENAQIASKSVPDFRAGDTLRVAIRIQEGDKTRVQNFEGICIARRGSGVGETFIIRKIGANSIGVERIFPIYSESIEEIVVLRKGRVRRAKLFYLRNLRGKAAKIRELRK
- the trmD gene encoding tRNA (guanosine(37)-N1)-methyltransferase TrmD codes for the protein MKFTFVTLFQNLVKPYFNDSILARAVDKKLINLDFINPRDYTTNKHNKVDEYMIGGGAGLLMQTQPLDSALSKFKIDNPSSHIIFLTPSAKKFNQNDAKRLAKKDHICFVCGRYEGIDERVIEMWADEIFCIGDFILTGGELGALCLADAISRNVAGVLGNNKSLLVESFENDLLEAPSFAKPYNFKENFAVSEFLKGNHAKIASLKNNMALYKTRFFRPDLYKKFKPKIKEL